From Rhineura floridana isolate rRhiFlo1 chromosome 5, rRhiFlo1.hap2, whole genome shotgun sequence, a single genomic window includes:
- the CEP126 gene encoding centrosomal protein of 126 kDa isoform X2, with protein sequence MQENSRANLDSDQLLFQQKLNEMQQQLQEQHFSNLQDFHQEVNEIAHTESVCSVDSLEAGEPNESCATPSETSFLSAQLDSSVHNSEELQTRNKSFSDETDRTFSKNQHVNNWLINLNTSNIQTASPFHDILIKYNVVPSEEDTFNPEQKSSVQSSSEQREAERCASNDNLTFAQNKREKKSFLLRGQPSGTVNTEGPTLVTDIPILKINKAWADPDSSPTVSVQEKNSELHQNIRSSSAQASSQQAAVPVVCPKKWSSTAPYNNSFLINCMEKGKEAHAARCTEDIDCVTNAKDENIVASLFEEMCKDSIDQQKANGENRMTEINLSVPHGDFTASLSHLDQQGSNPNERKVVKLPKSILKKESKYELGHFKAVVVNRGVRFGNHPVSSARDSVELAKIKGKDADIQKNCKKLRWFDEINRVMEAKDDEKCSEQSITEIPQAQPQSPGSQIKAATSRTNVRSIPSCTLNSVFPEYHQENYQASVKLATIGSSERDNGIRNAFLSTGYHVAKQAWMAPKGEEMMPLLCNCDPKNPKSNPHKGRTKMIRRPKSAKAPSTLIAKNRKGTIIRPQSASEATKVMKTQGKIMAPHPPSKPTPGRRPDENPADSVYQSGNLWKPHTETEISHFLNGRHILPEGQDLCSYTTDSPSSGISGHSQMATMRPSYSIFTYEALTKTKANTAQSVTRCNSFPKRRSVYSENGLCPDRTPTDEEITVLWQGVHRALAQKDCAAGDSQHCATLCNNANNGDLQPTRPNVSHITIDGGNLMGNVKSGVRVNPIFSSPPSTAIAIARRKQSNENNENKRKTLLEQRRQMAASAGWKSASVGQNMAQAVKRAPSQGANEPAQAMGGISNSDEVSDSTTQFLLAEDLANMSATESEILTGLDAAQSYRQTVVLNRPPRQGMTALSLEEHKVLQSLDRINQRLLNVHETMNKLPLSTSVLQTISPLVGSPSHMDIMPPMQRYRSTSAYTQPLTQRRY encoded by the exons gatTTTCATCAAGAAGTGAATGAAATAGCCCATACAGAAAGTGTTTGCAGTGTGGACAGTCTTGAGGCTGGAGAACCAAATGAAAGTTGTGCAACACCTAGTGAAACATCTTTTTTATCTGCACAGTTAGACTCTTCAGTCCACAATTCAGAAGAATTACAGACTAGAAATAAAAGTTTCTCTGATGAAACTGACAGGACTTTTTCTAAAAATCAGCATGTAAATAATTGGCTTATAAATTTAAATACCTCAAATATTCAGACAGCCTCCCCTTTTCATGATATTTTAATTAAATACAATGTTGTACCTTCTGAAGAGGACACATTCAATCCTGAACAGAAATCATCTGTTCAAAGTTCGTCTGAACAAAGAGAGGCTGAGAGATGTGCTTCTAATGATAATCTAAcctttgcacaaaataaaagggaaaagaaaagctTTCTGTTGAGAGGTCAACCTTCAGGAACAGTTAACACAGAGGGCCCAACGTTAGTGACTGATATCCCTATACTGAAAATAAACAAAGCTTGGGCTGACCCTGATTCTTCTCCAACTGTTTCAGTACAAGAGAAAAATTCTGAACTTCACCAAAACATCAGAAGCTCATCAGCACAAGCCTCCAGTCAACAAGCAGCAGTCCCTGTAGTCTGTCCCAAAAAGTGGAGTTCCACTGCCCCATACAATAACAGCTTCTTAATAAATTGTATGGAGAAGGGGAAAGAAGCTCATGCAGCAAGATGTACTGAAGATATAGACTGTGTAACAAATGCTAAGGATGAAAATATTGTGGCATCTTTGTTTGAAGAGATGTGTAAAGACAGTATTGATCAACAAAAAGCCAATGGAGAGAACAGAATGACTGAAATTAATTTATCTGTGCCTCACGGAGATTTCACAGCCAGTTTATCTCATCTTGACCAGCAGGGGAGTAATCCCAATGAAAGAAAAGTAGTGAAATTGCCAAAAAGCATTTTGAAAAAAGAATCTAAATACGAACTTGGTCATTTCAAAGCAGTAGTTGTAAACAGAGGGGTCAGATTTGGGAATCACCCTGTGTCTTCTGCTAGAGACAGTGTTGAATtggcaaaaataaaagggaaAGATGCAGATATTCAAAAGAATTGTAAAAAACTTAGGTGGTTTGATGAAATTAACAGAGTAATGGAAGCTAAAGATGATGAAAAGTGTTCAGAACAAAGTATCACTGAAATACCTCAGGCACAGCCCCAATCACCTGGTTCTCAAATTAAAGCTGCCACTTCTAGAACAAATGTTAGAAGCATTCCCTCTTGTACTCTCAATTCTGTTTTTCCAGAATATCACCAGGAGAATTATCAGGCATCTGTAAAACTTGCTACCATTGGAAGCTCAGAAAGAGATAATGGGATACGGAATGCTTTTTTATCTACAGGATATCATGTTGCTAAACAGGCATGGATGGCACCAAAAGGTGAAGAAATGATGCCCCTTCTATGTAACTGTGACCCGAAAAATCCAAAAAGCAATCCACACAAAGGTAGAACGAAAATGATCAGAAGACCAAAATCTGCCAAAGCCCCATCAACTTTAATAGCTAAAAATCGAAAAGGTACCATTATCCGACCACAGTCTGCTAGCGAAGCCACAAAAGTTATGAAAACTCAGGGCAAAATCATGGCACCTCACCCACCAAGTAAACCTACACCAGGCAGAAGACCTGATGAAAATCCAGCAGACAGTGTGTATCAATCAGGAAACCTTTGGAAGCCTCACACAGAAACTGAAATTAGTCACTTTTTAAATGGAAGACATATTTTGCCCGAAGGTCAAGATTTGTGTTCATATACTACAGATTCTCCATCTTCAGGTATTTCTGGCCATTCGCAGATGGCCACAATGCGACCATCTTATAGCATATTCACCTATGAGGCTTTGACAAAGACTAAGGCAAATACTGCTCAATCAGTTACCCGGTGCAATAGTTTTCCAAAAAGAAGGTCTGTGTACTCAGAAAATGGATTATGTCCAGATCGCACACCAACTGATGAAGAAATCACTGTTTTGTGGCAAGGAGTGCATCGTGCACTGGCTCAAAAGGATTGTGCCGCTG GAGACTCACAGCATTGTGCTACCCTCTGCAATAATGCAAATAATGGTGACTTGCAACCCACTCGACCTAATGTGTCTCACATCACTATTGATGGTGGCAATCTGATGGGCAATGTTAAATCAGGTGTTAGGGTGAATCCAATTTTTTCTTCTCCACCAAGCA CTGCTATTGCCATTGCAAGACGAAAACAAAGTaatgaaaataatgaaaacaaacgGAAGACTCTTTTAGAACAAAGGAGACAAATGGCGGCCTCTGCAGGATGGAAGTCCGCTAGTGTTGGACAG aatatgGCACAAGCTGTGAAACGAGCACCATCTCAGGGTGCAAATGAGCCAGCGCAAGCCATGGGTGGCATCAGTAATTCTGATGAAG TTTCAGACAGTACTACACAGTTTCTGCTAGCAGAAGACTTAGCAAACATGTCAGCTACAGAAAGTGAAATCTTGACTGGCTTGGATGCAGCTCAATCTTACAGACAGACTGTGGTGCTAAACAGACCCCCACGGCAAGGAATGACTGCATTGTCCCTTGAAGAGCACAAAGTTCTTCAGTCACTCGACCGCATCAATCAAAGGCTACTTA ATGTCCATGAAACCATGAACAAACTCCCATTGTCTACAAGTGTTTTGCAGACTATTTCCCCTTTG GTCGGATCTCCCTCGCACATGGACATCATGCCTCCTATGCAGAGATATAGGAGCACATCTGCTTACACTCAACCCCTAACACAGAGAAGATATTGA
- the CEP126 gene encoding centrosomal protein of 126 kDa isoform X3, which translates to MQENSRANLDSDQLLFQQKLNEMQQQLQEQHFSNLQDFHQEVNEIAHTESVCSVDSLEAGEPNESCATPSETSFLSAQLDSSVHNSEELQTRNKSFSDETDRTFSKNQHVNNWLINLNTSNIQTASPFHDILIKYNVVPSEEDTFNPEQKSSVQSSSEQREAERCASNDNLTFAQNKREKKSFLLRGQPSGTVNTEGPTLVTDIPILKINKAWADPDSSPTVSVQEKNSELHQNIRSSSAQASSQQAAVPVVCPKKWSSTAPYNNSFLINCMEKGKEAHAARCTEDIDCVTNAKDENIVASLFEEMCKDSIDQQKANGENRMTEINLSVPHGDFTASLSHLDQQGSNPNERKVVKLPKSILKKESKYELGHFKAVVVNRGVRFGNHPVSSARDSVELAKIKGKDADIQKNCKKLRWFDEINRVMEAKDDEKCSEQSITEIPQAQPQSPGSQIKAATSRTNVRSIPSCTLNSVFPEYHQENYQASVKLATIGSSERDNGIRNAFLSTGYHVAKQAWMAPKGEEMMPLLCNCDPKNPKSNPHKGRTKMIRRPKSAKAPSTLIAKNRKGTIIRPQSASEATKVMKTQGKIMAPHPPSKPTPGRRPDENPADSVYQSGNLWKPHTETEISHFLNGRHILPEGQDLCSYTTDSPSSGISGHSQMATMRPSYSIFTYEALTKTKANTAQSVTRCNSFPKRRSVYSENGLCPDRTPTDEEITVLWQGVHRALAQKDCAAAAIAIARRKQSNENNENKRKTLLEQRRQMAASAGWKSASVGQNMAQAVKRAPSQGANEPAQAMGGISNSDEVSDSTTQFLLAEDLANMSATESEILTGLDAAQSYRQTVVLNRPPRQGMTALSLEEHKVLQSLDRINQRLLNVHETMNKLPLSTSVLQTISPLVGSPSHMDIMPPMQRYRSTSAYTQPLTQRRY; encoded by the exons gatTTTCATCAAGAAGTGAATGAAATAGCCCATACAGAAAGTGTTTGCAGTGTGGACAGTCTTGAGGCTGGAGAACCAAATGAAAGTTGTGCAACACCTAGTGAAACATCTTTTTTATCTGCACAGTTAGACTCTTCAGTCCACAATTCAGAAGAATTACAGACTAGAAATAAAAGTTTCTCTGATGAAACTGACAGGACTTTTTCTAAAAATCAGCATGTAAATAATTGGCTTATAAATTTAAATACCTCAAATATTCAGACAGCCTCCCCTTTTCATGATATTTTAATTAAATACAATGTTGTACCTTCTGAAGAGGACACATTCAATCCTGAACAGAAATCATCTGTTCAAAGTTCGTCTGAACAAAGAGAGGCTGAGAGATGTGCTTCTAATGATAATCTAAcctttgcacaaaataaaagggaaaagaaaagctTTCTGTTGAGAGGTCAACCTTCAGGAACAGTTAACACAGAGGGCCCAACGTTAGTGACTGATATCCCTATACTGAAAATAAACAAAGCTTGGGCTGACCCTGATTCTTCTCCAACTGTTTCAGTACAAGAGAAAAATTCTGAACTTCACCAAAACATCAGAAGCTCATCAGCACAAGCCTCCAGTCAACAAGCAGCAGTCCCTGTAGTCTGTCCCAAAAAGTGGAGTTCCACTGCCCCATACAATAACAGCTTCTTAATAAATTGTATGGAGAAGGGGAAAGAAGCTCATGCAGCAAGATGTACTGAAGATATAGACTGTGTAACAAATGCTAAGGATGAAAATATTGTGGCATCTTTGTTTGAAGAGATGTGTAAAGACAGTATTGATCAACAAAAAGCCAATGGAGAGAACAGAATGACTGAAATTAATTTATCTGTGCCTCACGGAGATTTCACAGCCAGTTTATCTCATCTTGACCAGCAGGGGAGTAATCCCAATGAAAGAAAAGTAGTGAAATTGCCAAAAAGCATTTTGAAAAAAGAATCTAAATACGAACTTGGTCATTTCAAAGCAGTAGTTGTAAACAGAGGGGTCAGATTTGGGAATCACCCTGTGTCTTCTGCTAGAGACAGTGTTGAATtggcaaaaataaaagggaaAGATGCAGATATTCAAAAGAATTGTAAAAAACTTAGGTGGTTTGATGAAATTAACAGAGTAATGGAAGCTAAAGATGATGAAAAGTGTTCAGAACAAAGTATCACTGAAATACCTCAGGCACAGCCCCAATCACCTGGTTCTCAAATTAAAGCTGCCACTTCTAGAACAAATGTTAGAAGCATTCCCTCTTGTACTCTCAATTCTGTTTTTCCAGAATATCACCAGGAGAATTATCAGGCATCTGTAAAACTTGCTACCATTGGAAGCTCAGAAAGAGATAATGGGATACGGAATGCTTTTTTATCTACAGGATATCATGTTGCTAAACAGGCATGGATGGCACCAAAAGGTGAAGAAATGATGCCCCTTCTATGTAACTGTGACCCGAAAAATCCAAAAAGCAATCCACACAAAGGTAGAACGAAAATGATCAGAAGACCAAAATCTGCCAAAGCCCCATCAACTTTAATAGCTAAAAATCGAAAAGGTACCATTATCCGACCACAGTCTGCTAGCGAAGCCACAAAAGTTATGAAAACTCAGGGCAAAATCATGGCACCTCACCCACCAAGTAAACCTACACCAGGCAGAAGACCTGATGAAAATCCAGCAGACAGTGTGTATCAATCAGGAAACCTTTGGAAGCCTCACACAGAAACTGAAATTAGTCACTTTTTAAATGGAAGACATATTTTGCCCGAAGGTCAAGATTTGTGTTCATATACTACAGATTCTCCATCTTCAGGTATTTCTGGCCATTCGCAGATGGCCACAATGCGACCATCTTATAGCATATTCACCTATGAGGCTTTGACAAAGACTAAGGCAAATACTGCTCAATCAGTTACCCGGTGCAATAGTTTTCCAAAAAGAAGGTCTGTGTACTCAGAAAATGGATTATGTCCAGATCGCACACCAACTGATGAAGAAATCACTGTTTTGTGGCAAGGAGTGCATCGTGCACTGGCTCAAAAGGATTGTGCCGCTG CTGCTATTGCCATTGCAAGACGAAAACAAAGTaatgaaaataatgaaaacaaacgGAAGACTCTTTTAGAACAAAGGAGACAAATGGCGGCCTCTGCAGGATGGAAGTCCGCTAGTGTTGGACAG aatatgGCACAAGCTGTGAAACGAGCACCATCTCAGGGTGCAAATGAGCCAGCGCAAGCCATGGGTGGCATCAGTAATTCTGATGAAG TTTCAGACAGTACTACACAGTTTCTGCTAGCAGAAGACTTAGCAAACATGTCAGCTACAGAAAGTGAAATCTTGACTGGCTTGGATGCAGCTCAATCTTACAGACAGACTGTGGTGCTAAACAGACCCCCACGGCAAGGAATGACTGCATTGTCCCTTGAAGAGCACAAAGTTCTTCAGTCACTCGACCGCATCAATCAAAGGCTACTTA ATGTCCATGAAACCATGAACAAACTCCCATTGTCTACAAGTGTTTTGCAGACTATTTCCCCTTTG GTCGGATCTCCCTCGCACATGGACATCATGCCTCCTATGCAGAGATATAGGAGCACATCTGCTTACACTCAACCCCTAACACAGAGAAGATATTGA
- the CEP126 gene encoding centrosomal protein of 126 kDa isoform X1: MQENSRANLDSDQLLFQQKLNEMQQQLQEQHFSNLQDFHQEVNEIAHTESVCSVDSLEAGEPNESCATPSETSFLSAQLDSSVHNSEELQTRNKSFSDETDRTFSKNQHVNNWLINLNTSNIQTASPFHDILIKYNVVPSEEDTFNPEQKSSVQSSSEQREAERCASNDNLTFAQNKREKKSFLLRGQPSGTVNTEGPTLVTDIPILKINKAWADPDSSPTVSVQEKNSELHQNIRSSSAQASSQQAAVPVVCPKKWSSTAPYNNSFLINCMEKGKEAHAARCTEDIDCVTNAKDENIVASLFEEMCKDSIDQQKANGENRMTEINLSVPHGDFTASLSHLDQQGSNPNERKVVKLPKSILKKESKYELGHFKAVVVNRGVRFGNHPVSSARDSVELAKIKGKDADIQKNCKKLRWFDEINRVMEAKDDEKCSEQSITEIPQAQPQSPGSQIKAATSRTNVRSIPSCTLNSVFPEYHQENYQASVKLATIGSSERDNGIRNAFLSTGYHVAKQAWMAPKGEEMMPLLCNCDPKNPKSNPHKGRTKMIRRPKSAKAPSTLIAKNRKGTIIRPQSASEATKVMKTQGKIMAPHPPSKPTPGRRPDENPADSVYQSGNLWKPHTETEISHFLNGRHILPEGQDLCSYTTDSPSSGISGHSQMATMRPSYSIFTYEALTKTKANTAQSVTRCNSFPKRRSVYSENGLCPDRTPTDEEITVLWQGVHRALAQKDCAAAAGNKMMSIDTVRGRRKGGSKMVNSGGCDHTAGWHRGDSQHCATLCNNANNGDLQPTRPNVSHITIDGGNLMGNVKSGVRVNPIFSSPPSTAIAIARRKQSNENNENKRKTLLEQRRQMAASAGWKSASVGQNMAQAVKRAPSQGANEPAQAMGGISNSDEVSDSTTQFLLAEDLANMSATESEILTGLDAAQSYRQTVVLNRPPRQGMTALSLEEHKVLQSLDRINQRLLNVHETMNKLPLSTSVLQTISPLVGSPSHMDIMPPMQRYRSTSAYTQPLTQRRY, translated from the exons gatTTTCATCAAGAAGTGAATGAAATAGCCCATACAGAAAGTGTTTGCAGTGTGGACAGTCTTGAGGCTGGAGAACCAAATGAAAGTTGTGCAACACCTAGTGAAACATCTTTTTTATCTGCACAGTTAGACTCTTCAGTCCACAATTCAGAAGAATTACAGACTAGAAATAAAAGTTTCTCTGATGAAACTGACAGGACTTTTTCTAAAAATCAGCATGTAAATAATTGGCTTATAAATTTAAATACCTCAAATATTCAGACAGCCTCCCCTTTTCATGATATTTTAATTAAATACAATGTTGTACCTTCTGAAGAGGACACATTCAATCCTGAACAGAAATCATCTGTTCAAAGTTCGTCTGAACAAAGAGAGGCTGAGAGATGTGCTTCTAATGATAATCTAAcctttgcacaaaataaaagggaaaagaaaagctTTCTGTTGAGAGGTCAACCTTCAGGAACAGTTAACACAGAGGGCCCAACGTTAGTGACTGATATCCCTATACTGAAAATAAACAAAGCTTGGGCTGACCCTGATTCTTCTCCAACTGTTTCAGTACAAGAGAAAAATTCTGAACTTCACCAAAACATCAGAAGCTCATCAGCACAAGCCTCCAGTCAACAAGCAGCAGTCCCTGTAGTCTGTCCCAAAAAGTGGAGTTCCACTGCCCCATACAATAACAGCTTCTTAATAAATTGTATGGAGAAGGGGAAAGAAGCTCATGCAGCAAGATGTACTGAAGATATAGACTGTGTAACAAATGCTAAGGATGAAAATATTGTGGCATCTTTGTTTGAAGAGATGTGTAAAGACAGTATTGATCAACAAAAAGCCAATGGAGAGAACAGAATGACTGAAATTAATTTATCTGTGCCTCACGGAGATTTCACAGCCAGTTTATCTCATCTTGACCAGCAGGGGAGTAATCCCAATGAAAGAAAAGTAGTGAAATTGCCAAAAAGCATTTTGAAAAAAGAATCTAAATACGAACTTGGTCATTTCAAAGCAGTAGTTGTAAACAGAGGGGTCAGATTTGGGAATCACCCTGTGTCTTCTGCTAGAGACAGTGTTGAATtggcaaaaataaaagggaaAGATGCAGATATTCAAAAGAATTGTAAAAAACTTAGGTGGTTTGATGAAATTAACAGAGTAATGGAAGCTAAAGATGATGAAAAGTGTTCAGAACAAAGTATCACTGAAATACCTCAGGCACAGCCCCAATCACCTGGTTCTCAAATTAAAGCTGCCACTTCTAGAACAAATGTTAGAAGCATTCCCTCTTGTACTCTCAATTCTGTTTTTCCAGAATATCACCAGGAGAATTATCAGGCATCTGTAAAACTTGCTACCATTGGAAGCTCAGAAAGAGATAATGGGATACGGAATGCTTTTTTATCTACAGGATATCATGTTGCTAAACAGGCATGGATGGCACCAAAAGGTGAAGAAATGATGCCCCTTCTATGTAACTGTGACCCGAAAAATCCAAAAAGCAATCCACACAAAGGTAGAACGAAAATGATCAGAAGACCAAAATCTGCCAAAGCCCCATCAACTTTAATAGCTAAAAATCGAAAAGGTACCATTATCCGACCACAGTCTGCTAGCGAAGCCACAAAAGTTATGAAAACTCAGGGCAAAATCATGGCACCTCACCCACCAAGTAAACCTACACCAGGCAGAAGACCTGATGAAAATCCAGCAGACAGTGTGTATCAATCAGGAAACCTTTGGAAGCCTCACACAGAAACTGAAATTAGTCACTTTTTAAATGGAAGACATATTTTGCCCGAAGGTCAAGATTTGTGTTCATATACTACAGATTCTCCATCTTCAGGTATTTCTGGCCATTCGCAGATGGCCACAATGCGACCATCTTATAGCATATTCACCTATGAGGCTTTGACAAAGACTAAGGCAAATACTGCTCAATCAGTTACCCGGTGCAATAGTTTTCCAAAAAGAAGGTCTGTGTACTCAGAAAATGGATTATGTCCAGATCGCACACCAACTGATGAAGAAATCACTGTTTTGTGGCAAGGAGTGCATCGTGCACTGGCTCAAAAGGATTGTGCCGCTG cagcaggaaacaaaatgatgtccatagACACTGTAAGGGGGCggagaaagggaggatctaaaatggTGAACAGCGGAGGATGCGACCACACAGCAGGTTGGCACCGAG GAGACTCACAGCATTGTGCTACCCTCTGCAATAATGCAAATAATGGTGACTTGCAACCCACTCGACCTAATGTGTCTCACATCACTATTGATGGTGGCAATCTGATGGGCAATGTTAAATCAGGTGTTAGGGTGAATCCAATTTTTTCTTCTCCACCAAGCA CTGCTATTGCCATTGCAAGACGAAAACAAAGTaatgaaaataatgaaaacaaacgGAAGACTCTTTTAGAACAAAGGAGACAAATGGCGGCCTCTGCAGGATGGAAGTCCGCTAGTGTTGGACAG aatatgGCACAAGCTGTGAAACGAGCACCATCTCAGGGTGCAAATGAGCCAGCGCAAGCCATGGGTGGCATCAGTAATTCTGATGAAG TTTCAGACAGTACTACACAGTTTCTGCTAGCAGAAGACTTAGCAAACATGTCAGCTACAGAAAGTGAAATCTTGACTGGCTTGGATGCAGCTCAATCTTACAGACAGACTGTGGTGCTAAACAGACCCCCACGGCAAGGAATGACTGCATTGTCCCTTGAAGAGCACAAAGTTCTTCAGTCACTCGACCGCATCAATCAAAGGCTACTTA ATGTCCATGAAACCATGAACAAACTCCCATTGTCTACAAGTGTTTTGCAGACTATTTCCCCTTTG GTCGGATCTCCCTCGCACATGGACATCATGCCTCCTATGCAGAGATATAGGAGCACATCTGCTTACACTCAACCCCTAACACAGAGAAGATATTGA